The DNA region ATGTCGACGACGAGGCTTTGATCGAGCACACCCTCACGCACCTCGCCGATACGCTCTCCCGGCGCATGCGCAGGGACGGGCTCAGGTGTAAAACGATCTCGCTCAAAATCCGGGTCGAGGGTTTCAAAACGTACACGAGAAGCCGGACCCTGGACGCCGCAATTGACGACACGAGAACGATCCTCGATACCGCTCTGGGCCATTTCCGGAATTTCGACCGTGAAGGCAGGAAGGTGCGGCTGGTGGGAATCGCCATCACGGGGCTCCGGGAACCCGGTCCCGAATCCGCCCGACAGCTCACCCTTTTCGAAGAGTCAGCGGGCCCCCCCCCGGATTCCCCGCAGTCGCCCGGTACCGATTCGCTTCTCGATTCGATGAAATCGCGGTTCGGTGACAAGGTGACCCGCGCGACCTTGTTGAAAAATACACCGGATTGATTTGTCGATCGCCGACAGGCGCATCGGCCCCCCGAATCCCCTCCTCGTGCGCTTTGTCGTTGACAACATGATGCAGCGTTTCTACTATCCCCTAGTTCCGGCGGGACCGATGCGCCGGAAAGTCGCGTCCGCGCGATAGTGCATATAAAAAACGGGAGGTCGCCATGAAATCGTTCCTGGTGTTCTCATCAATGGGTCCCGACAGGCCGGGACTGGTGTCGGAGATTTCCGAATATTTCACCGCGCGGGGCATCAACATCGAGCGCTCCCGCATGAGCACCATGGGAAACGAGTTCGGCGGGATCATCCTCACCTCCGGGAGGACCGAGGACATCAAGTCGCTTATCGACGACCTGGATTCGCTGCGCGCCAAAACCGGGCTCGATATTCACGTGCGCCAGACGAAGGCGCCGGGGCACCGCGAGGTGAAGCCGTCCATTCCCTACCGGATGATCGCCACTTCCATGGACCACCCGGGAATCGTGCACAAGGTCTGCAAGGTGCTCAAGGAAAAGGATATCAACGTCGAGGAGTTCGAGACCCAGGTGGACTACAACGCGTTCACCGGCGCGAACGTGTTCCACATGACCTGCTATTTCACCATACCCGCGAACGTGCGCATCGCCGATGTGCGGAAGGACGTGGCGCGGGTGGGCGACGAGCTCAATATCGATATCAGGATCGAGGCCGTTATCAACCGGTGACGGGAAATACTATCTCAACAAGCGTTCAGCGGAGCCATGGCAAAAACTAAGACAGTGCGGCTGAAGCCGATAATCGAGATCGCCCAATCGATGGGAATTCCCCGCGAGTTCATTGAGCTCTACGGGGACTATAAGGCCAAAATAAAACTGGACCTGCTCTCACGGACGAAGCGCCGGCCCGGCGCGAAGCTCATACTCGTATCCGCGATGACGCCCACGCCCGCGGGAGAGGGCAAGACCACGGTTTCCATAGGGCTTTCGCAGGCTTTCGCGAAGCTCGGGAAGTCCGTCACCGTCGCGCTCAGGGAGCCGTCCCTGGGTCCCGTGTTCGGGGTCAAGGGGGGGGCCACGGGCGGGGGCGCGTCACGGCTCGAACCCATGGAAGACATCAACCTGCATTTCAACAACGACTTCCACGCCATCGAGAGCGCCCACAACCTGCTCTCGGCGCTTGTCGATAATCATATTTTCCATGGGAACGAGCTCGGGCTCGATGCGCGCAAGATCACATGGCGGCGCGTGATGGACATGAACGACCGTACGCTGCGCGACATGGTCATCGGGCTGGGCGGCGCGGGAAACGGCGTTCCCCGGGAAACGGGCTTCGATATCGTCCCCTCGAGCGAGATCATGGCGATCCTCTGTCTTTCGCGCTCGTACGGGGAACTCAAGCAAAAGATCAGGAACATCCTTGTCGGATTCACGCAGGATAACAGGCCCGTAACCGCGGGCGAGCTCAAGCTGGAGGGCTCCGTCACGGCGCTCTTAAAATACGCGCTCATGCCCAACCTCGTCCAGACGAGCGAGCATGTGCCCGCGATTATCCACGGCGGACCATTCGCGAACATCGCGCAGGGAACCAACAGCATTCTCGCTACCGACATGGCACTCCGGCTTGCCGATTACGTGGTCACGGAGGCGGGTTTCGGTTTCGACCTGGGTGCGGAAAAGTATTTCGATATCGTGGCGCCGTACGGGGAGCTTTCGCCGGGTATCGTCGTGCTCGTGGCGACGGTCCGCGCCCTCAAGTACCACGGGGGCATCGAGCGCGAACATCTGACCGTTCCCGATTACCGGGCCGCCATCGCGGGGCTCGCCAACCTGCGAAAGCACTACGAGAACATCGCGAAATTCGGCGTGCCCTGCGTTATCGCGCTCAACAGGTTCGCGGGTGACACCGATGAAGAGATCGACATGGTGGTGCGTGCCGCGGAGGACGAGGGAATGAACATCGCCCGCGTCGACGTGCACGCGCGGGGGGGTGACGGCGGAACGGATCTCGCTGAGCGGATCATCGATATTCTCGACCGGTCGCAGGGATCGTGTAAAGCCCTCTACGACTGGAACTGGCCGGTGGAAGACAAAATATTCAAGGTGGCGAGCGAGATATACGGCGCCGTATCGATCGACTACCAGCCGCTTGCCAAGCGTAATATTGAGACAATCAAGAAGCTCGGTTATGACCGGCTGCCCGTATGCATCGCCAAGACGCAGCAATCGCTGTCCGATAATCCCTCGCTCCTGGGCCTGCCCAAGGATTTCATCGTCACGGTACGCGAGATAAAGATCGCTTCCGGCGCGGGATTTCTCATTCCGATCACGGGCGAGATTCTACGCATGCCCGGTCTGCCGAAGATCCCGGCCGCCAACAATATCGACATTGACGACGACGGCACTATAACGGGAATTTTCTGAAAAAAATCTTGACACGAAATCCGCTTACAAAATAAGGTAAGTCTCCTTACGGGTTGCTAGCTCAACTGGCAGAGCACCTGACTCTTAATCAGTAGGTTCCGAGTTCGATTCTCGGGCAACCCAAATTCCAGTGCGCGGCCTTGATGCATTCATGTTCCAAAAAATGCTTGATTTTTGGCATTCGAGCGCGATTCTTGCAGCACGGGCGAGCGTGGCGGAACTGGCAGACGCGCCAGACTTAGGATCTGGTACCGAAAGGCGTGGGGGTTCGAGTCCCTTCGCTCGCACAACGCGGGAATAACTCAGTGGTAGAGTGCAACCTTGCCAAGGTTGACGTCGCGGGTTCGAATCCCGTTTCCCGCTCATAAGGCCCCCGGAGATTCCGAGGGCTTTGTTTTAGAAACCTGCCTGCCGACTCCGCCCGGTCAACCGGGATACCCCGCCGTCTAAAAATGGAAAAGAGACTGTCGAGCATGACTGCTGCGGTCGAAATTTTGTTATTGATTTATTCTGCTAATTTTCAGTTAATGACACCCAAAATCAAGCAGGTATGTCTGTCCGCATGGACGGCGCCGGCGTACCCAGGGGCGCGCATAGGGCGGTACCGCAGAACCGATACACCCCGAAGCTGATACGACGATCAGCTTTCGAAGCCCCCATGGCAGCCCGGGTCCAGGCACACGCGCGATTGCATATATCTCAATTCACACACAGTAAGGAGAACCGCCTTGATCATATCGGAAAAGAAACTGGAAAACGCACGGATGGAAATAACGCTCGAGGTTCCCGAAAACAGGGTGGAGCTCGAATACAAATCGGTGCTCGATAAAATAAAAAACAACGCAAAGCTTGACGGATTCCGGAGGGGGAAGGCCCCCCTCGAAGTCATCGAGCGCAAGTTCATGGAAGCGGCCGACCAGGAAGTCGCCGAGAATTTATTGAAGAGCACCTACCTCGACGCGGTGACCGAAAAAAGCTATCGCCCCATCGCGCCCCCCGAATTCACCTTCGACAAGGTGTCGCGGGGGCAGGGGTTCAAATTTTCCGCGGTATTCGAAACCATCCCCACTGTCGAGATGGTTTCATACAAGGGTGTCGGCGCGAAGGAGCGAAGCTGCGAGGTCACTGACGCGGACGTCATGCGGGAGATCGACTCGCTACGCGAGCGCAACGCCACGGTCTCCAAGAAGGAAGACGGCGCGGTCGTGGAGAAGGGCGACTTCGTAAAGATCAAGGTGAAGCGAATCGACGACGTGGACCCCGCGGAGGCCGACAAGGTCGAGTTCAAGGAATATTCGATAATCGTGGGCAAGGACAAGGATGAAGGCAGCTTCGATGACGCGCTCAAGGGGATGAAAACAGAAGAGCTGAAAGAAGTTAAAATGAAATACTCGAAGGATTACTCTGTGAAAGAGCTCGCGGGGCAGACCGCGCGTTACATTCTGGGGGTAACCGAAGTCAACAAGCTCATCCTGCCCGCGCTCGATGACGATTTTGCCAAGGACCTGGGGGAGTACTCCACCCTGGACGACCTCAAGAAAAAGATGCGCGAAAACCTGGAAACCTATGTTTCACAGAAAGCAAAGAGCGAGGCGAAAGGCCAGCTCATGAAAGAAATCGTCACCCACAGCACATTCGATATCCCGAACTCGCTTCTGGAAAAAGAGATGTTTGCCCTTTTTAAGAAGGTGCAGGAGCGTACCGGGTATACCGCGCAGAATATTAACGAATTCGCCGCGGCGTTGGGATTGAACGCGGAGGATTTCGAAAAGCAGCTTCGTGAGGAGGCGCAGGCGAACGTTAAATCGACGCTGGTGCTCTCCGAGATCGGTTTCAAGGAAGAGCTCAAGGTACCCGAGGAAAAATTCCGGGAATTCGTGGAATTGCTCGCGCGCCGATACAACAAGCCGGTGGAGGAGCTCCTTCAGACTATCGAACAGAACGGTTCCCGGGAGTCGATCGAATCCGAACTCCTTCTGGATACCGCGCTTGATTTTATCTATATAAACGCGACTATTTCTAAGCAGAAGAAGGTTTCCCTCCAGGAATTCATGAAGGGAGAATAATTTTTGAAGATCGCCCGGAATTGTGCTATATAAATATTTAGTGAAACGGGGAGTCAGGGCGGTGCGTTCAATCCGCCAAAAATGGGTACGGTAACCATAGTCACGGTGCCGACACATATCCTAACA from Spirochaetota bacterium includes:
- a CDS encoding ACT domain-containing protein, whose product is MKSFLVFSSMGPDRPGLVSEISEYFTARGINIERSRMSTMGNEFGGIILTSGRTEDIKSLIDDLDSLRAKTGLDIHVRQTKAPGHREVKPSIPYRMIATSMDHPGIVHKVCKVLKEKDINVEEFETQVDYNAFTGANVFHMTCYFTIPANVRIADVRKDVARVGDELNIDIRIEAVINR
- the tig gene encoding trigger factor encodes the protein MIISEKKLENARMEITLEVPENRVELEYKSVLDKIKNNAKLDGFRRGKAPLEVIERKFMEAADQEVAENLLKSTYLDAVTEKSYRPIAPPEFTFDKVSRGQGFKFSAVFETIPTVEMVSYKGVGAKERSCEVTDADVMREIDSLRERNATVSKKEDGAVVEKGDFVKIKVKRIDDVDPAEADKVEFKEYSIIVGKDKDEGSFDDALKGMKTEELKEVKMKYSKDYSVKELAGQTARYILGVTEVNKLILPALDDDFAKDLGEYSTLDDLKKKMRENLETYVSQKAKSEAKGQLMKEIVTHSTFDIPNSLLEKEMFALFKKVQERTGYTAQNINEFAAALGLNAEDFEKQLREEAQANVKSTLVLSEIGFKEELKVPEEKFREFVELLARRYNKPVEELLQTIEQNGSRESIESELLLDTALDFIYINATISKQKKVSLQEFMKGE
- a CDS encoding formate--tetrahydrofolate ligase, with translation MAKTKTVRLKPIIEIAQSMGIPREFIELYGDYKAKIKLDLLSRTKRRPGAKLILVSAMTPTPAGEGKTTVSIGLSQAFAKLGKSVTVALREPSLGPVFGVKGGATGGGASRLEPMEDINLHFNNDFHAIESAHNLLSALVDNHIFHGNELGLDARKITWRRVMDMNDRTLRDMVIGLGGAGNGVPRETGFDIVPSSEIMAILCLSRSYGELKQKIRNILVGFTQDNRPVTAGELKLEGSVTALLKYALMPNLVQTSEHVPAIIHGGPFANIAQGTNSILATDMALRLADYVVTEAGFGFDLGAEKYFDIVAPYGELSPGIVVLVATVRALKYHGGIEREHLTVPDYRAAIAGLANLRKHYENIAKFGVPCVIALNRFAGDTDEEIDMVVRAAEDEGMNIARVDVHARGGDGGTDLAERIIDILDRSQGSCKALYDWNWPVEDKIFKVASEIYGAVSIDYQPLAKRNIETIKKLGYDRLPVCIAKTQQSLSDNPSLLGLPKDFIVTVREIKIASGAGFLIPITGEILRMPGLPKIPAANNIDIDDDGTITGIF